DNA from Thermoplasmatales archaeon:
CGTCATCCTCTCTATTTTTTTATTGCCAATGGTTCTCTTTGCTTTCTCTACCAATGGCTCCACAGCAATATGCACTTTAATCCATCCTTTCCTCCCTCCATTTATGACGCATCCATTCTCCTCTGTTGGGGACTTTCATCCCTGTAAAATCAAGAGCAATTATCACGTCATTGCCAATGTCTTGTAAAGGAAGATCAATATGCATCTTTTGCAATCTTTTGCATATGGTTGAGTAGTCAGCTGCCTTCAGCTTTGGATATATTCAGGGAGCTTTCTCAAAAATCCTTCCATCTGGCGAAATGGAAGAAAAGCGATGTGAATGAAATCAAGGAATATCATGAAAGATTCTGGAAATTTATATGGTCTTCCTCTCTTTTTATAATTCATTTCATCAAGTTCTTTATTCCATGTTTCCATAAAATCCAGAGAAATGTACATTTCTTCTCTCCTCACCATTTGCTCATTATATTCTTTCCAATTTCTCTCGTCTGGCATCCTTATCTCTTCTTATAGAAATGCTGCAAAAATAAAAAATTTTACGATTTATTCAACACAGCATAATTTTTGCCATATTTACATAAAAGGTTGAGCATTCAAAAATACTGCAGCATCGATAAATTTTTATCCAACAATTTTATATATCTCCTCCCATATTTGGGTAAGGCGTTAAAATGTCCCAGCATAGCAAACCAAGGCGTGGATCAATGGGCTATTCGCCCCGCAAAAGAGTTAGCTCAGAAAAGCAAGTAGTAAGAAGCTGGAGTGGGGAGGGCATACTAGGTTTTGCTGGTTATAAAGTGGGAATGAGCCATGTTATGCTTGTTGATTACCGTCCAACTTCCCTTACCTCTGGGCAGGAAGTTATGGTTCCAGTTACAATTGTTGAAACTCCTCCGATGAAGGTTGTTGGAATTAGATTTTATGAATCAATGCCTTATGGAATGAGAAGCATAGGCGAGATTTGGAGTGATAATTTGCAGGAATTGGATGAAGTTATTTGCCTGCCGAAGAAAAAAGAAAAGAAGGAATATGGCAACTATGATGAATTGCGCATAATTGCACATACACAGCCATACAAAGTGACAGGTATTCCAAAGAAAAAGCCGGAGCTTTTTGAAATTGGATTAGGCGGAGAGCTAAAAGAAAAGCAAGCTCTAGCAGAAAGCCTTCTCGGTAAGGAAATAAGTATCAAGGATGTTTTTAAGGAAGGAGAAATGGTAGATGTAATAGGGGTTACAAAAGGAAAAGGATTTCAGGGTCATATAAAGAGATGGGGTGTTAAATTATTAGCCCACAAAAACAGCAAACACCGCAGAATGATAGGCACACTTGGTCCATGGCTTTCATGGGTGCGCCCTTCTGTGCCTCAGGCTGGGCAGATGGGCTTTCACAGGAGAACAGAATACAATAAGAGAATT
Protein-coding regions in this window:
- a CDS encoding 50S ribosomal protein L3, whose amino-acid sequence is MSQHSKPRRGSMGYSPRKRVSSEKQVVRSWSGEGILGFAGYKVGMSHVMLVDYRPTSLTSGQEVMVPVTIVETPPMKVVGIRFYESMPYGMRSIGEIWSDNLQELDEVICLPKKKEKKEYGNYDELRIIAHTQPYKVTGIPKKKPELFEIGLGGELKEKQALAESLLGKEISIKDVFKEGEMVDVIGVTKGKGFQGHIKRWGVKLLAHKNSKHRRMIGTLGPWLSWVRPSVPQAGQMGFHRRTEYNKRILKIGEKPEEINPSGGFIRYGLVRNEHVILHGSIVGPEKRLVFMRKAIRYHAGIKVEKPQIAYVSTTSRQGVR